Proteins encoded within one genomic window of Synechococcus sp. PCC 7335:
- a CDS encoding PP2C family protein-serine/threonine phosphatase, whose product MTSNASSTPYLKLGASTRQSLIAHPVTLTDILLIDDDPYILQGLQRLLQKHGYRVETANDADSGLHKAIHLAPSVVICDLLLPGGSSGIDICCQIKQDPQLATTAFLIMTSHSDLANRVEALEAGADDLLIKPIDTAELVARVNSGLRLHKLMQALRAQTRRLENELAEAATYVTSLLPQDTPADAKNCISITSRFISSQELGGDCFDHYWLDPDYLVMYLLDVSGHGLGAALLSTSVLNVLRSQSLPGVDFRRPETVLKGLNETFKMTEQNDKYFTIWYGVYHRVTRQLVYASAGHPPALLVEPAMRPHSASNSVVKLQQLRTPGMPIGMMNDSIYRSEKCTILTGSRLYIFSDGIYEIYPTKPPIDSVKPQLGLTGLVTILTELETQQQLTISTLIERVSRFGGDRFDDDLSLLEVDFQT is encoded by the coding sequence ATGACTTCTAACGCATCATCTACGCCATATCTAAAGCTAGGAGCGTCGACTCGTCAGAGTTTGATAGCTCATCCGGTGACGCTGACCGATATTCTGTTAATCGACGATGATCCCTATATTTTGCAGGGCTTACAGCGGCTATTACAAAAGCATGGTTATCGTGTGGAAACCGCCAATGACGCAGATAGTGGCCTTCACAAGGCGATTCACTTAGCCCCTTCTGTTGTTATCTGCGATCTGCTCTTGCCTGGCGGTTCTAGCGGAATTGATATCTGCTGCCAAATCAAGCAAGATCCTCAGCTAGCGACCACTGCTTTTTTGATCATGACTAGCCATAGCGATCTTGCCAATCGAGTAGAAGCATTAGAAGCTGGCGCAGATGATCTACTCATCAAACCTATTGATACAGCCGAGCTAGTCGCTAGGGTCAATTCTGGGCTACGACTTCACAAGCTCATGCAAGCACTCAGGGCACAAACGCGTAGATTAGAGAATGAGTTAGCGGAGGCAGCTACCTACGTTACATCGCTTCTACCTCAAGATACGCCGGCAGATGCTAAAAACTGTATCTCAATCACGTCTCGATTTATCTCTTCTCAAGAGCTAGGGGGAGATTGTTTTGATCACTACTGGCTCGATCCTGACTATTTGGTCATGTATCTGCTAGATGTATCAGGCCATGGCCTAGGAGCGGCGCTATTGTCGACCTCGGTTCTAAATGTATTGCGATCGCAGTCACTTCCCGGGGTGGATTTTCGTCGTCCCGAGACCGTTCTAAAGGGGCTGAACGAAACCTTTAAGATGACCGAGCAAAACGATAAATACTTCACTATTTGGTACGGCGTCTATCACCGAGTGACCAGGCAGCTCGTCTATGCCAGTGCTGGTCACCCCCCGGCACTACTGGTTGAGCCTGCGATGCGTCCTCATTCCGCTTCAAACAGTGTGGTCAAACTACAGCAGCTGAGAACCCCTGGCATGCCGATTGGCATGATGAACGACAGTATCTATCGATCGGAGAAATGCACTATCCTAACTGGCAGTCGTCTATACATCTTCAGCGATGGCATCTACGAAATCTATCCAACCAAACCACCGATAGATTCGGTTAAGCCACAGCTAGGTCTAACAGGTCTGGTCACTATCTTGACTGAGCTAGAGACGCAGCAACAGCTCACCATCAGTACCCTCATCGAACGAGTCAGTCGCTTTGGAGGCGATCGATTTGACGATGATCTCTCTTTGTTAGAAGTTGACTTTCAAACCTGA
- a CDS encoding histidine kinase, translating to MEGRTPVLPKDSRPFKLLFFVDKRPNSAEQIRQIRAQVKALCAPDEVGLEIVDVNNQPYLAERFKLVATPALIKVSEDSYQILAGGDVATKLAHWWPRWNQELLDESSENDKVVSLLSLSGSDGVKVNAVDQSTEVIRLSDDIFRLEQEKETLLSQIEFKDRIIAMMAHDLRNPLTAASIALETLELAFEPNGAKADKFTPELIAHLLQSTKTQIRAVSSMITEILKAARGSDTNIEVSPQDLDLNDLCMTVIEFFAPKLSAKKQTIETDLPQDLPHVYADADQVQRVLSNLVDNAVKYTPVAGKIGIAALHRTTEKVQISIRDNGPGIPRENQKKIFEESFRLKRDRAEDGYGLGLALCQQVVRAHYGEIWVDSKQGEGSCFHFTLPVYRGTNGS from the coding sequence ATGGAGGGGCGCACTCCGGTTTTGCCTAAGGATAGTAGACCCTTCAAACTATTGTTCTTTGTTGACAAACGACCGAACTCAGCCGAACAAATTCGGCAAATTCGCGCTCAGGTAAAGGCGCTCTGTGCACCGGATGAGGTTGGTCTAGAGATTGTTGATGTCAATAACCAACCTTATTTAGCGGAGCGATTCAAGCTGGTGGCCACGCCTGCACTGATTAAGGTTTCAGAGGACAGCTACCAAATCTTGGCGGGTGGTGATGTGGCTACTAAATTGGCACACTGGTGGCCACGGTGGAATCAAGAGCTCCTCGATGAGTCGTCAGAAAACGACAAAGTGGTTTCCCTTTTGTCTTTATCTGGATCTGATGGTGTCAAAGTCAATGCGGTCGATCAATCCACCGAGGTGATTAGGCTCTCTGATGACATCTTTCGGCTAGAACAGGAAAAAGAAACGCTATTATCTCAGATCGAGTTTAAAGATCGCATTATTGCGATGATGGCTCATGATTTACGAAACCCACTGACAGCAGCTTCGATTGCCTTAGAAACTTTGGAGCTAGCCTTTGAACCGAACGGTGCGAAAGCAGATAAGTTTACGCCAGAGCTAATTGCTCACCTGCTCCAGAGCACTAAGACGCAGATTCGAGCGGTCAGCAGCATGATTACCGAGATCTTGAAGGCTGCTAGAGGCTCTGATACCAACATAGAAGTTTCGCCACAAGATTTAGACCTAAACGATCTGTGCATGACAGTAATCGAGTTTTTTGCACCGAAACTATCGGCTAAAAAGCAGACTATCGAGACTGACCTACCGCAGGATCTGCCCCACGTTTATGCCGATGCGGATCAAGTACAAAGAGTCCTTAGTAATTTAGTCGACAACGCAGTTAAATACACGCCTGTGGCAGGAAAAATTGGCATCGCAGCCCTGCATCGAACAACCGAAAAGGTGCAAATTAGCATTAGAGATAATGGTCCGGGAATTCCTCGAGAAAACCAGAAGAAAATTTTCGAGGAAAGCTTTCGGCTAAAACGCGATCGCGCTGAAGATGGATATGGTCTGGGTCTAGCGCTTTGTCAGCAAGTAGTCAGGGCCCACTATGGAGAAATTTGGGTTGATTCCAAGCAGGGCGAGGGCAGCTGTTTTCACTTCACCTTGCCTGTGTATCGAGGAACCAATGGGAGTTGA
- a CDS encoding CocE/NonD family hydrolase, giving the protein MISIQAQQTLSMYTRDGVRLDADVYFPKGAGPFPVLLMRQPYGRAIASTVVYAHPRWYAAHGYIVAIQDVRGRGTSEGEFSLFAYEVLDGEDAVEWAARLPGSDGQVAMYGFSYQGMTQLQAAQSAHPALKTIVPAMTGYHLYEDWAYENGALCFHLGLVWAIQLAAQTAQIEGDSQTYQKLVAAARTLPTDESTPGWREVLADVDTFFHDWVSAPKGDRYWQQLTPQLDQVDLPMLHVGGWFDPYLRGDLRRYLEMAARSRYLHHFWVGPWIHIPWGRKVGAMDFGPAAASPIDRLQLQWFDGILKGENMAKLRQSPPVNLFEMGRNQWRSLDAWPTEQMTEQTTEQLAVNSAVSRSEDKTKPENNTITYFLYSDGLANVREDSGVLSESLTQMPQFDTLVHDPWNPCPAAGGHSSIPAGVFERTAVDARGDVLTYTSAPFAEELRVVGVPKVVIAIAASTTSYDLCAILSRVVRGNVYNLTQGYGRFQHLADRELVGQNSPGQSLKGRSVSLPLHPTCFSLFPGESLRLSLSAACYPAFSINLGTGASQQESKAVDARIIMLTIALGGNIADQWPGCDGTLLKLPVVLD; this is encoded by the coding sequence ATGATTTCTATTCAGGCGCAGCAGACCCTTTCTATGTATACGCGCGACGGTGTGCGGCTCGATGCAGATGTCTACTTCCCCAAAGGAGCCGGTCCGTTTCCGGTTTTGTTGATGCGGCAGCCATACGGGCGAGCGATCGCTTCTACCGTTGTTTATGCCCACCCTCGCTGGTACGCTGCGCATGGCTATATCGTCGCCATTCAGGACGTTCGAGGGCGAGGAACCTCTGAGGGTGAGTTTTCACTATTTGCTTACGAAGTTTTAGATGGGGAAGACGCGGTTGAATGGGCTGCGCGGCTCCCAGGGAGCGATGGCCAAGTAGCGATGTACGGCTTCTCTTACCAAGGTATGACTCAGCTACAGGCGGCGCAGTCAGCTCACCCGGCGCTTAAGACAATCGTGCCAGCAATGACTGGCTATCATCTCTATGAAGATTGGGCTTATGAAAATGGAGCGCTGTGCTTTCATCTAGGACTAGTGTGGGCAATCCAGCTAGCAGCGCAAACTGCTCAAATAGAGGGCGATAGTCAGACTTATCAGAAGCTAGTAGCGGCGGCTCGCACTCTGCCGACAGATGAGTCCACCCCAGGTTGGCGTGAGGTCCTAGCGGATGTAGACACCTTTTTTCACGATTGGGTGAGTGCGCCCAAAGGCGATCGCTATTGGCAGCAGCTAACGCCGCAGCTCGACCAAGTCGATCTACCCATGCTGCATGTGGGAGGCTGGTTTGATCCGTATTTGCGAGGGGACTTGCGGCGATACCTGGAGATGGCAGCGCGTAGTCGATATCTGCATCATTTTTGGGTTGGACCCTGGATTCATATCCCCTGGGGCCGAAAAGTAGGCGCGATGGATTTTGGTCCTGCTGCGGCTAGTCCAATTGATCGACTACAGCTCCAGTGGTTTGATGGAATTTTGAAAGGAGAGAATATGGCTAAGCTGCGGCAGTCGCCGCCGGTGAACCTATTTGAGATGGGCCGAAATCAGTGGCGATCGCTCGATGCCTGGCCAACCGAGCAAATGACTGAGCAAACGACTGAGCAGCTGGCGGTAAACTCAGCAGTCTCCAGATCAGAAGACAAAACCAAGCCAGAAAACAACACAATAACTTATTTTCTCTATAGCGATGGACTCGCAAATGTTCGTGAGGACAGCGGCGTGCTCAGTGAGTCATTAACCCAGATGCCGCAGTTCGATACGCTCGTACATGATCCGTGGAATCCTTGTCCTGCTGCGGGTGGTCACAGCTCAATTCCTGCCGGGGTGTTTGAGCGCACGGCGGTGGATGCGCGAGGGGATGTACTGACCTATACATCAGCGCCATTCGCCGAGGAACTGCGGGTGGTAGGCGTGCCAAAAGTAGTGATTGCGATCGCCGCGTCAACGACCAGCTACGATCTTTGCGCCATACTCTCTAGAGTCGTCCGGGGCAACGTCTACAATCTCACACAAGGGTACGGGCGATTTCAGCACTTGGCAGACCGGGAGCTAGTAGGCCAGAACTCACCCGGCCAGAGCTTAAAAGGAAGATCCGTCTCACTACCACTACACCCCACTTGCTTTAGCCTCTTTCCTGGAGAGTCTTTGCGCCTGAGCCTAAGCGCCGCCTGCTATCCTGCTTTTTCAATCAACCTTGGAACGGGAGCGTCCCAGCAGGAAAGTAAGGCAGTAGACGCTCGGATCATAATGCTGACGATCGCGCTTGGTGGCAACATTGCAGATCAATGGCCTGGTTGTGATGGTACTCTACTCAAGCTGCCGGTAGTTCTTGATTGA